One genomic window of Candidatus Eisenbacteria bacterium includes the following:
- a CDS encoding CoB--CoM heterodisulfide reductase iron-sulfur subunit B family protein — protein sequence MKYLYFPGCSMKGTSRGYEESVVTVFSKLGIALEELPDWNCCGSTSVIAVNKILALALAARNLALAEPSGLQLLTPCPSCWLELTKVNNVIKEGGKEAEKVKEALAAGGLSYKGTTVVRHLVEFLVNEVGVEKIKQYVSNQKYVGNPLTGLKIAPYYGCQMVRPYAEKDDAYNPQNMEKIIEALGAEVAPFELKTACCGGALMATRKNVALDMGRQILRSTRETKADIVVSACPLCQLNLELVQFRNDKFAGKDELPILSITQLVGLAMGISPEELGLSRSVLPGVAKAITNMQKEKAPAAIGG from the coding sequence ATGAAATATCTCTACTTCCCTGGTTGTTCTATGAAAGGAACTTCTCGAGGATACGAGGAGTCCGTCGTTACGGTTTTTTCGAAGCTCGGCATCGCGCTGGAAGAATTGCCGGACTGGAATTGCTGCGGCTCGACCTCAGTGATCGCGGTAAACAAGATTCTCGCACTGGCCCTGGCGGCAAGAAACCTGGCCCTGGCAGAGCCGAGCGGCCTGCAGTTGCTCACCCCCTGCCCGAGTTGCTGGCTCGAGCTGACGAAGGTCAACAATGTGATCAAGGAGGGAGGCAAGGAGGCCGAGAAAGTGAAAGAAGCTCTCGCGGCTGGCGGCCTCTCGTACAAAGGGACGACCGTGGTACGTCATTTGGTAGAGTTCCTGGTGAATGAGGTGGGCGTCGAGAAAATCAAGCAATACGTGAGCAACCAGAAATACGTGGGTAATCCTCTCACCGGACTCAAGATCGCTCCGTACTACGGTTGCCAGATGGTGCGCCCGTACGCCGAGAAGGACGACGCGTACAATCCGCAGAACATGGAGAAGATAATCGAAGCGCTCGGGGCGGAGGTTGCACCCTTTGAACTCAAGACCGCCTGCTGCGGCGGAGCGCTGATGGCCACGCGCAAGAACGTTGCCCTAGACATGGGCAGGCAGATACTCAGAAGCACAAGAGAAACAAAGGCAGACATTGTCGTCTCTGCGTGTCCGCTTTGCCAGCTCAATCTTGAGCTGGTTCAGTTCAGAAACGACAAATTCGCAGGGAAAGACGAGCTGCCCATACTAAGCATCACTCAGTTGGTGGGCTTGGCGATGGGGATATCGCCCGAAGAACTCGGGCTTTCCCGCTCGGTTCTTCCGGGCGTGGCAAAAGCGATTACCAATATGCAAAAGGAAAAGGCTCCGGCAGCGATAGGGGGATGA
- a CDS encoding DMT family transporter: MRDLQHGIEAGRTERMTSKQPTSQLMLLARLCLVVGTVCIGFSAIFVRLAALPGVVSAFYRMLIASVALVSLWSLRYRALPDRRTLTLSTLAGFFFGLDLSLWNTSLFFTSAASATVLAYLAPVWVGLGTMIFLKDRFRRLYWPGMIVALSGMLFILGLERIKTMQFGLGNTLAIIASFFYAGYLLVAQIGREKSGTLSFTTISALSSTLTLFVVCLLRHERLTGFSYESWTALLALGLITHVVGWLSINYALGHIRASIASVTLLGQPVITALAAIPILGESLEINQIAGGLLILTGIYLVNKT, encoded by the coding sequence GTGAGAGACCTCCAGCACGGCATCGAGGCTGGACGGACTGAACGAATGACCTCCAAGCAACCCACGTCACAACTGATGCTATTGGCCAGGCTTTGCCTGGTGGTGGGCACGGTCTGCATAGGTTTCTCCGCCATTTTTGTGCGCCTGGCAGCCCTGCCCGGAGTCGTCTCGGCTTTCTACAGAATGCTCATCGCCTCCGTTGCACTGGTTTCCTTATGGTCGCTCCGTTACCGCGCGCTCCCCGACAGACGTACCCTGACATTGTCAACCCTGGCCGGATTTTTCTTCGGGCTCGATCTCTCCCTCTGGAACACATCGTTGTTCTTCACCAGTGCCGCATCAGCTACGGTCCTCGCGTATCTTGCACCGGTGTGGGTCGGCCTCGGCACAATGATCTTCTTGAAGGACAGGTTCAGGAGACTTTACTGGCCGGGAATGATTGTCGCCCTCAGCGGGATGCTCTTTATTCTGGGTCTCGAGAGAATCAAGACAATGCAGTTCGGATTGGGCAACACCTTGGCCATCATTGCAAGCTTCTTCTACGCCGGATATCTGCTGGTCGCCCAAATCGGTAGGGAGAAGTCCGGAACGCTTTCCTTCACGACCATTTCAGCTCTGTCGAGCACTCTAACATTGTTCGTGGTCTGCCTGCTGAGGCACGAGAGGCTGACCGGTTTCTCGTACGAGTCGTGGACGGCTCTGCTGGCCTTGGGTCTGATCACGCATGTGGTGGGATGGCTGTCCATCAATTATGCTCTGGGACACATAAGGGCGTCGATTGCTTCCGTCACCCTCTTGGGGCAGCCGGTAATCACGGCTCTGGCGGCCATCCCAATTCTCGGTGAATCACTGGAGATCAATCAGATTGCCGGGGGCCTATTGATACTGACGGGGATATATCTTGTCAACAAGACATAA
- a CDS encoding 4Fe-4S dicluster domain-containing protein, which yields MKQNMLFEGQQDTGFLEEIAALPEGERVLSCLQCGTCSATCPVAPLLEQPPRRIFAMIRAGMRKEVLGSLTPWMCSSCYECTVRCPAQIRITEIMYALKRKSVREKMVTKDSDVHRFYKLFTEIVCKYGRMHEMTLLLRYMMFNHTVDLALQMPVGMRMFSTGTMQIQPHKVKNQDSFKKIVQKALSLEE from the coding sequence ATGAAACAAAACATGCTCTTTGAAGGTCAACAGGACACGGGGTTTCTTGAAGAGATAGCCGCGCTTCCCGAGGGAGAGCGCGTGCTCTCTTGTTTGCAGTGTGGAACGTGCAGCGCTACTTGCCCGGTCGCGCCCTTGCTCGAACAGCCGCCGCGGCGTATTTTCGCCATGATTCGGGCCGGCATGAGAAAAGAAGTGCTGGGAAGCCTTACCCCATGGATGTGTTCCTCGTGCTACGAGTGCACCGTAAGGTGTCCGGCGCAGATCAGGATAACCGAGATCATGTATGCGCTGAAGAGAAAATCCGTCCGCGAAAAAATGGTGACTAAGGATTCCGACGTGCACAGATTCTACAAGCTGTTCACCGAAATAGTCTGCAAGTATGGGCGGATGCACGAGATGACGCTCCTCCTGAGATACATGATGTTCAATCATACCGTGGACCTGGCATTGCAAATGCCGGTTGGGATGAGGATGTTCAGCACGGGAACCATGCAGATCCAACCTCACAAGGTGAAGAATCAAGATTCTTTCAAGAAGATTGTGCAGAAGGCCCTGTCACTGGAGGAATAG
- a CDS encoding Fpg/Nei family DNA glycosylase — MPELPEIMSRAIEMKEALAGKTIAEIEVLQPKCLNVSAKAFKAGLAGAKIVDVSYRGKWLFVETTRGWLLINLGMGGEILLTKRTALPKKRRLIIYFSDRTCLSLNFWWFGYAHYVAPDRLDKHAMTADLGPNALSVTTEELRGILKGRRGAVKSMLLDQSRIAGIGNAYIHDILFMARLHPLRTIDTLGESELDALAKAIDRGLRPSARKGGAFYELNLYGKPGGFKARDIIIGYKEGKPCPTCGTKIEKIKTGSNSTFICSTCQPLKPIKKKRSKQA, encoded by the coding sequence ATGCCTGAACTCCCGGAGATCATGAGCAGGGCCATTGAGATGAAAGAGGCGCTGGCCGGAAAAACGATTGCCGAGATCGAGGTGCTGCAACCCAAGTGTCTGAACGTTTCGGCGAAGGCGTTCAAGGCCGGGCTCGCCGGCGCAAAGATAGTCGATGTGAGTTACCGCGGCAAGTGGCTGTTTGTCGAGACGACGCGCGGGTGGTTGCTCATCAATTTGGGCATGGGTGGCGAGATATTGCTCACAAAGCGCACGGCCCTGCCGAAGAAGCGCCGACTGATCATTTACTTCAGCGACCGCACCTGTCTCTCACTGAACTTCTGGTGGTTCGGCTACGCCCATTACGTTGCGCCCGACAGGCTCGACAAACACGCCATGACTGCTGATCTGGGGCCGAACGCGCTTAGCGTGACGACCGAGGAACTGCGCGGAATACTCAAGGGACGGCGGGGCGCCGTCAAGTCGATGTTGTTGGATCAATCACGAATTGCGGGCATAGGGAATGCATACATACACGACATTCTGTTCATGGCACGATTGCATCCGTTACGAACGATAGACACGCTCGGTGAGAGCGAGCTCGATGCGCTCGCGAAGGCGATCGATAGGGGTCTCCGCCCTAGCGCGAGGAAAGGCGGCGCCTTCTACGAACTCAATCTGTACGGGAAACCCGGAGGATTCAAGGCCAGAGACATTATCATCGGCTACAAGGAAGGCAAACCCTGCCCTACCTGCGGGACAAAAATAGAGAAGATCAAGACCGGTAGTAACAGCACTTTCATTTGTTCGACCTGCCAGCCGCTAAAACCGATCAAGAAGAAACGAAGCAAACAGGCGTGA
- a CDS encoding 4Fe-4S dicluster domain-containing protein: MKVVKIAKERLPQFVDAIKKKGEIWGPVKNDEKNIEMFGPATNMESYNYRKVDEFSELVLDATRTIIPPKIFFHPTNFNMFKFDEHGYREDSSEISPKIVFGLHPCDIHGILILDKLFTRAFPDPYWLKRRENTIIIGHSCVPDDKCFCLSTRTHVIEEGFDLYFSDLGDFYLMWIGSSKGDDLFRLKPELFEEKLDVKHIQKFIDWKNWRDGQFKLDIPFTALADLMELKYNDNLWEELALSCLSCGSCSMVCPTCNCYNVSDHFYVHNDEGERRRFWDSCMLREYSLVAGGHNFRSKRSDRLKLWYTHKLQAFISAFGKYACVGCGRCILTCPVSINVETVAQALRGETVDAFWKRLAVKKEG, encoded by the coding sequence ATGAAAGTCGTAAAGATAGCCAAAGAGAGGTTGCCGCAGTTCGTTGACGCCATCAAGAAGAAGGGCGAAATCTGGGGGCCGGTAAAGAACGACGAGAAGAACATCGAGATGTTCGGCCCCGCAACGAACATGGAGAGTTACAACTACAGAAAGGTAGACGAGTTCTCCGAACTGGTACTGGATGCGACGCGGACAATTATCCCGCCAAAGATTTTCTTCCACCCGACCAATTTCAACATGTTCAAGTTCGACGAACATGGGTACCGTGAGGACTCTTCCGAAATCTCCCCCAAGATCGTCTTTGGCTTGCATCCTTGTGACATTCACGGCATCCTTATTCTGGACAAACTTTTTACTCGTGCGTTTCCAGATCCTTACTGGCTTAAGAGAAGGGAAAACACGATAATCATCGGGCATTCCTGCGTGCCCGACGACAAGTGCTTCTGTCTCTCGACCCGCACCCACGTGATCGAAGAAGGGTTTGACTTGTACTTCTCTGACTTGGGCGATTTCTACCTGATGTGGATCGGCTCGAGCAAGGGAGACGACCTGTTCAGACTCAAACCGGAACTCTTCGAAGAAAAGCTCGACGTGAAGCACATACAGAAGTTCATCGACTGGAAAAACTGGCGCGACGGTCAATTCAAACTCGACATTCCGTTCACGGCGCTGGCGGATCTCATGGAGCTCAAGTACAACGACAATCTGTGGGAAGAGCTCGCGTTGAGCTGCCTGTCGTGCGGTTCCTGCTCCATGGTCTGTCCGACCTGCAATTGCTACAACGTATCGGATCACTTCTACGTTCATAACGACGAGGGTGAAAGAAGAAGGTTCTGGGATTCCTGTATGCTCAGAGAGTATTCACTTGTGGCCGGCGGTCACAACTTCCGCTCCAAGAGATCGGACCGACTGAAGCTGTGGTACACGCACAAACTGCAGGCGTTCATATCGGCCTTCGGAAAGTACGCCTGTGTCGGCTGCGGCAGATGCATCCTGACGTGCCCGGTGAGCATAAACGTTGAGACCGTGGCCCAGGCATTGCGAGGTGAAACCGTTGACGCCTTCTGGAAAAGACTCGCCGTGAAGAAGGAGGGGTAA
- a CDS encoding FAD/NAD(P)-binding protein: MKSIEYARQTECNPFYPEMMRIVRRYNLTDDVRLFQVRPLDAERAFSIDYRPGQFMMVSVVGAGEAPFSISSSPSRPGLIEFCIRKVGSVTDALFRLKENSTIGVRGPYGNGFPMEKMVGHDLIFIVGGLGAAPLRSLLLYALDNRELFGKIHFLHGAKKPAEMLFREEFFSMCERDDLSCLLAVDADDTGKWPARVGLVTCLFDQVKDVNPENTYAVVCGPPVMYKFVIAELLKLNIPKHQILMTLERRMKCGTGKCGHCAIDYMYACLDGPVFSYWDVLRMRELI, encoded by the coding sequence ATGAAAAGCATCGAATATGCCAGGCAGACTGAGTGTAACCCATTTTACCCTGAGATGATGCGAATCGTCCGAAGATACAATCTGACGGACGACGTTCGCCTTTTCCAGGTGAGGCCTCTCGATGCGGAGAGGGCTTTCTCCATAGACTATCGCCCGGGGCAGTTCATGATGGTTTCCGTGGTCGGAGCCGGAGAGGCTCCCTTCTCGATTTCTTCCTCGCCGTCCCGGCCGGGATTGATTGAATTCTGCATAAGAAAAGTGGGGTCGGTCACGGATGCCCTGTTCAGGCTGAAAGAGAATTCAACCATCGGCGTCAGGGGACCTTACGGGAACGGATTCCCGATGGAGAAAATGGTCGGCCACGATTTGATATTCATCGTCGGTGGACTTGGTGCTGCGCCCCTGCGCTCTCTTCTTCTTTACGCGCTCGACAACAGGGAACTCTTCGGAAAGATTCACTTCCTCCACGGAGCCAAGAAACCCGCGGAGATGCTCTTCCGCGAAGAGTTCTTCAGCATGTGCGAAAGAGACGACCTTTCGTGTCTCCTCGCCGTCGACGCGGACGACACGGGCAAATGGCCCGCCCGCGTCGGTCTCGTCACTTGCCTCTTTGATCAGGTGAAGGACGTCAACCCGGAGAACACGTACGCAGTCGTGTGCGGCCCTCCGGTGATGTATAAATTCGTGATTGCGGAGCTTCTCAAGCTCAATATCCCCAAGCATCAGATTCTGATGACGCTGGAACGTAGAATGAAATGCGGGACTGGAAAATGTGGGCACTGTGCGATCGATTACATGTACGCCTGTCTCGACGGCCCCGTTTTCTCTTACTGGGACGTTCTCCGCATGAGAGAGCTAATCTAG
- a CDS encoding hydrogenase maturation protease, with translation MKIEIESLARVEGHGGILVEMEGNKIKDVLFNVFEGPRLIESLTVGKTPAEDVSLVCRICAICTLSHRYSALRAMERALGITVPPKTHLTRTLMHFGEMIESHSLHIFFLSLPDLVNRPSAIALLDDFKNEVALALKIKKFGNLIMATTADRMIHGENPIIGGFGRFPSKQQLTEIKNLAEELLPQAVKAADLVGSFSLPDFFESDTLYVACNPEDGKFGFVGDTVLLSSKEELSIEDYKKLTNERVVPHSFAKRSLYKGKPFSVGSLARVNLLGERLTGEAAKCFKKYYGPRWKTNPLFNIMAQAIEMVYCIEEIPALIDKIIPLADPPVVSATRSDGEATGAVEAPRGTLYHHYRIKDGRVAEADIITPTAQNLDDIERYFRLAVENLPSDFNNDPTTILETIARAYDPCLSCSAHLVEVKRTERPNWKLNLSSAFGGAESEKPARPIFVGLGNVDRADDGLGIVIARRLKSLGCQRAVAEDEWQKFLSHLAEIGEGPVVFIDAADFGAEPGQVGLFPLSSVKSNHVTTHKALFDFYRQILECDSSRRRGDKEDGGAANSGHYLLAIQPSSTEFSSEMSAVVSRAVEQVTQFLSDFV, from the coding sequence ATGAAGATTGAAATTGAATCGTTGGCCAGGGTAGAAGGACACGGCGGAATCTTGGTCGAGATGGAAGGCAACAAAATCAAGGACGTTTTGTTCAACGTTTTCGAGGGACCGCGACTGATAGAGAGCCTGACCGTCGGAAAGACGCCGGCAGAAGACGTGAGTCTGGTTTGTCGGATTTGCGCGATTTGCACGCTCTCTCACCGCTATTCCGCCCTCAGAGCCATGGAGAGAGCCCTGGGGATAACCGTTCCTCCCAAGACTCATCTCACTCGAACGTTGATGCATTTTGGTGAGATGATAGAGAGCCATTCTCTCCACATTTTTTTTCTCTCGTTGCCGGACCTGGTGAATCGACCCTCGGCGATTGCCCTGCTGGATGATTTCAAGAACGAAGTAGCGCTCGCTCTCAAGATAAAGAAATTCGGCAACCTGATCATGGCCACAACCGCCGACAGAATGATACACGGCGAGAATCCGATCATCGGTGGCTTCGGCCGCTTTCCTTCCAAGCAACAACTGACGGAGATAAAGAATCTGGCCGAAGAGCTGCTGCCACAGGCCGTCAAGGCGGCAGATCTCGTCGGCTCGTTCTCCTTGCCCGACTTCTTCGAGTCAGACACGCTTTACGTTGCCTGTAATCCAGAGGACGGCAAATTTGGATTTGTCGGCGACACGGTTCTTCTCTCGTCGAAGGAAGAATTGAGCATAGAAGACTACAAGAAGCTGACGAACGAGAGAGTGGTACCGCACTCCTTCGCCAAGCGTTCGCTTTACAAAGGAAAGCCCTTCTCCGTCGGCTCGCTGGCCAGAGTGAACCTGCTCGGCGAAAGACTGACCGGCGAGGCAGCGAAATGCTTCAAGAAATACTACGGGCCGAGATGGAAGACGAATCCCCTTTTCAACATAATGGCCCAGGCGATCGAGATGGTGTATTGCATTGAAGAAATTCCTGCTCTGATCGACAAGATAATCCCGCTGGCAGATCCCCCTGTCGTTTCCGCCACTCGCTCAGACGGCGAGGCAACCGGAGCGGTCGAGGCTCCGCGCGGAACCCTCTATCACCATTATCGTATAAAGGACGGCCGGGTAGCCGAGGCCGACATCATAACTCCCACGGCTCAAAACCTGGACGACATCGAGCGGTACTTCAGACTGGCAGTCGAGAACCTGCCGTCCGATTTCAACAACGACCCGACTACGATTCTTGAGACCATCGCCAGGGCCTACGATCCGTGCCTTTCGTGCTCGGCTCATTTGGTAGAAGTGAAGAGGACCGAAAGGCCGAATTGGAAACTCAACTTGTCTTCGGCATTCGGGGGCGCCGAATCTGAGAAGCCGGCGCGTCCGATTTTCGTGGGACTCGGAAACGTCGATAGGGCAGACGACGGGCTGGGTATCGTTATTGCCCGACGACTGAAGTCGCTTGGTTGTCAGAGGGCCGTGGCTGAAGACGAATGGCAGAAGTTCCTTTCGCATCTGGCGGAGATTGGCGAAGGTCCCGTCGTATTCATCGACGCGGCGGACTTCGGCGCCGAGCCCGGACAAGTGGGGCTGTTTCCTCTGAGTTCAGTCAAGTCGAATCACGTCACGACACACAAGGCCCTATTCGATTTCTACAGACAGATTCTGGAATGTGATAGTAGCCGCAGGAGAGGCGATAAAGAGGACGGTGGCGCAGCCAATAGCGGTCATTACCTTCTGGCCATTCAGCCTTCGTCCACGGAATTCTCGTCTGAAATGTCCGCGGTTGTGTCCCGCGCCGTCGAACAGGTGACACAATTCCTGAGCGACTTTGTGTGA
- a CDS encoding CoB--CoM heterodisulfide reductase iron-sulfur subunit A family protein, with the protein MAPRIGVYVCHCGSNIAGKVDVKAVGEMAKNLPNVVTARDYQFMCSEPGQELIRQDIREKDLDAVVVAACSPLMHEKTFRGTCASAGLNHYRMQMANIREHCSWVTEDPAAATEKAKAIVAGTVGKVRHLRPLAEREVPVVQSVLVVGGGIAGIQAALQCADAGYKVYLVERKQSIGGHMAMLDKTFPTLDCSACILTPKMVAVGQHSNIKLFAYSEVEGISGYAGNMKAKIRHKAAYVDFEKCNGCGICQEKCPAKVPNEFEQGRGQRKAVYTLFAQAVPNKPVIDKAACIYFKTGKCRACEKFCKRNAIDFEQQDRVEEVDVGAIILATGHEVFDATRMPQYGYGKYPDVYTSLEFERMVNASGFSQGKVLTSEGKEPDSIAIIHCTGSRDQRYNTYCSEVCCMYSLKFAHLLHEHTHARIYNFYIDMRCVGKGYEEFYDRLLNEGVRFVRGKVAGVTRDARDVSEHGKLVVQAEDTLTGVIRRVPVDMVILANALEAQKDAGEVGRLFGISRNKAGFFIEQHPKLNPFGTSNNCIFIAGTCAGPKDIPYTVSQASAAASGAITLLSRGNALLEAVGAHIDSDLCSRCLTCVSICPYQAISVDGEPQLVAVDETLCHGCGTCAAACPAGAIEADNFNDNQILHEIEGLLSWRKERGKETEAELAGTGSPTK; encoded by the coding sequence ATGGCGCCTCGAATTGGAGTGTATGTCTGTCACTGCGGTTCAAACATCGCAGGTAAGGTGGACGTAAAAGCGGTCGGAGAAATGGCGAAGAACCTGCCGAACGTGGTTACGGCCAGGGACTATCAATTCATGTGTTCTGAACCAGGTCAGGAGCTCATCCGGCAGGACATTCGGGAGAAGGACCTCGACGCGGTGGTGGTCGCGGCGTGCTCGCCTCTGATGCACGAGAAGACGTTCCGCGGCACGTGCGCCTCTGCCGGGCTCAACCATTACAGAATGCAGATGGCAAACATTAGGGAGCACTGCTCCTGGGTGACCGAGGATCCTGCTGCGGCGACCGAGAAGGCAAAAGCAATCGTGGCGGGAACGGTCGGCAAAGTCCGTCACCTGCGACCTCTCGCCGAACGGGAGGTGCCGGTCGTCCAGTCCGTTCTGGTTGTCGGCGGCGGAATCGCCGGTATCCAGGCCGCTCTCCAGTGTGCGGACGCCGGCTACAAGGTGTATCTCGTTGAACGCAAGCAGTCCATCGGCGGTCACATGGCCATGCTGGACAAGACGTTCCCCACTCTCGATTGCTCCGCTTGTATCCTTACTCCCAAGATGGTCGCCGTCGGCCAGCATTCCAACATAAAGCTCTTCGCTTACAGCGAGGTAGAAGGCATCAGCGGATATGCGGGCAACATGAAGGCGAAGATCCGGCACAAGGCGGCATACGTGGACTTCGAGAAATGTAACGGTTGCGGGATATGCCAGGAGAAATGCCCGGCAAAAGTGCCCAACGAGTTTGAACAAGGCAGAGGCCAGCGCAAAGCAGTGTACACGCTCTTTGCGCAAGCAGTGCCCAACAAGCCCGTGATTGACAAGGCTGCCTGCATCTATTTCAAGACCGGAAAATGCCGCGCGTGCGAGAAGTTCTGTAAGAGGAATGCAATCGATTTCGAGCAACAGGACAGAGTCGAGGAAGTGGACGTCGGGGCCATCATTCTCGCCACGGGCCATGAGGTATTCGACGCCACGAGGATGCCGCAATATGGATATGGCAAGTATCCCGACGTGTACACCTCTCTCGAATTCGAGCGGATGGTTAACGCGAGTGGCTTTAGCCAGGGAAAGGTCCTAACGTCGGAAGGAAAAGAACCTGATTCCATCGCGATCATCCACTGCACAGGCAGCAGAGATCAGAGATACAACACGTATTGTTCCGAAGTCTGTTGCATGTACTCGCTCAAGTTTGCTCACCTTCTTCACGAGCACACACACGCAAGGATTTACAACTTCTACATAGACATGCGATGTGTCGGCAAGGGCTACGAGGAATTCTATGACAGGTTGCTTAACGAGGGCGTGCGCTTTGTGCGCGGGAAGGTGGCCGGCGTCACCCGCGACGCTCGCGACGTGTCGGAACACGGCAAGCTCGTCGTTCAGGCCGAGGACACCCTCACCGGCGTGATACGTCGTGTACCCGTGGACATGGTGATTCTCGCGAACGCCCTGGAGGCTCAAAAAGACGCCGGGGAAGTCGGAAGGCTCTTCGGTATTTCGCGGAACAAGGCCGGATTCTTTATTGAGCAGCATCCCAAGCTCAATCCGTTCGGCACTTCAAACAACTGCATTTTCATAGCCGGTACGTGTGCGGGTCCGAAGGATATTCCGTACACCGTTTCCCAGGCGTCGGCGGCGGCCAGCGGCGCCATCACGTTACTGAGTCGTGGAAACGCGCTGCTCGAAGCCGTGGGCGCTCACATAGACTCGGATCTGTGCAGCAGGTGCCTGACGTGCGTCAGTATTTGTCCTTACCAGGCAATATCCGTTGACGGCGAGCCTCAGCTAGTGGCCGTCGATGAAACGCTGTGCCACGGCTGCGGTACGTGCGCGGCTGCATGCCCGGCCGGAGCCATAGAGGCTGACAATTTCAACGACAATCAGATACTGCACGAGATAGAGGGACTTCTCTCGTGGAGAAAAGAGCGCGGGAAGGAGACGGAAGCAGAATTGGCGGGGACCGGCTCGCCGACAAAATAA
- a CDS encoding phospholipase D-like domain-containing protein, which yields MRRETGFAAANVFVFIPLLLLLAAVFFCLDADSCSASGVFRPPSVGAGLPAGIEEFELVESVPVETDMDNQEIRNTHEVWLEMIGGAANTLEVAEFYVSDAPGEPLEDVLNAIVDAAQRGVRVRFVVDSKMYRTYPERLDWLSRQKNVLVRTIDMGRISGGVMHAKYFIVDGKEVFLGSQNFDWRALKHIHEIGCRVKSKEFAGVFSDLFELDWKSAEGLGNKARDSGVGGAREQYVAHKTYRLPLAGLVNVPYPHGTIPSKYGSKDTVVVWPVYGPRGFIPDEKLWDEQNIVKLIDSARREIDIQVLTYSTISDGAYYPILDNALRNAAARGVLVKLIVSDWAKSHPQIDCLKSLGLMPNIGVKLSTIPEWSGGFVPYARVEHCKYMVVDGNMSWIGSSNWERSYFYGSRNVGLVVKSLAIAEMLRQIFYKDWDGEYTYTVRPDVQYQPPKRSE from the coding sequence ATGAGACGAGAAACTGGGTTCGCCGCGGCTAACGTCTTTGTTTTCATCCCGTTGCTGCTGCTTCTGGCAGCCGTTTTCTTTTGCCTTGACGCCGACTCGTGCTCCGCGTCTGGCGTTTTCCGACCCCCGAGCGTCGGTGCCGGGTTGCCTGCCGGGATTGAGGAATTCGAACTGGTCGAGAGTGTTCCAGTCGAGACCGACATGGACAATCAAGAGATAAGAAATACACATGAAGTCTGGCTCGAAATGATCGGGGGAGCCGCCAATACGCTTGAGGTTGCAGAATTCTACGTTTCTGACGCCCCGGGCGAGCCGCTGGAGGACGTTCTGAATGCCATAGTGGACGCGGCTCAAAGAGGGGTCCGCGTGCGTTTTGTGGTCGACTCCAAGATGTACCGGACCTATCCGGAGCGCCTCGACTGGCTATCAAGGCAGAAGAACGTGCTGGTAAGGACGATAGACATGGGACGCATCAGCGGCGGCGTGATGCATGCAAAGTACTTCATCGTGGACGGCAAGGAAGTCTTCCTTGGAAGCCAGAATTTCGATTGGCGCGCTCTCAAACATATTCACGAGATAGGTTGCAGAGTGAAGAGCAAAGAATTTGCGGGGGTTTTCTCTGATCTGTTTGAGCTGGACTGGAAATCGGCCGAAGGTCTTGGGAACAAGGCGAGAGACTCCGGCGTCGGCGGCGCGCGGGAACAGTACGTGGCGCACAAGACCTACCGGCTCCCACTGGCAGGGCTGGTCAACGTGCCTTACCCGCACGGGACGATTCCTTCCAAGTACGGGAGCAAAGACACCGTCGTGGTCTGGCCGGTCTACGGCCCCAGAGGTTTCATCCCCGACGAGAAGTTGTGGGACGAGCAGAACATAGTCAAGCTGATTGACAGTGCCAGAAGGGAAATAGACATTCAGGTGTTGACCTACTCTACCATCTCCGATGGAGCTTACTATCCGATTCTGGACAACGCTCTACGAAATGCTGCCGCACGCGGCGTGCTCGTGAAACTCATCGTGTCCGATTGGGCGAAGAGTCATCCTCAAATCGACTGTTTGAAGAGTCTCGGCCTCATGCCGAACATAGGAGTCAAACTCAGCACAATACCGGAGTGGTCCGGCGGCTTCGTCCCGTACGCCCGCGTTGAACACTGCAAGTACATGGTCGTGGACGGGAACATGTCGTGGATCGGTTCAAGCAATTGGGAAAGGAGCTATTTTTACGGGTCCAGAAATGTCGGGCTCGTCGTGAAGAGCCTGGCAATAGCGGAGATGCTCCGTCAGATTTTCTACAAGGACTGGGACGGCGAGTACACGTACACGGTCAGGCCCGACGTTCAATATCAACCCCCGAAACGATCTGAATAG